A part of Onthophagus taurus isolate NC chromosome 7, IU_Otau_3.0, whole genome shotgun sequence genomic DNA contains:
- the LOC111416756 gene encoding uncharacterized protein encodes MVTNLNISIYLNRSLQKCFTKYNFKRCLTLSSTIRNKSCDIDTFMSSLPMIFNNICNHFKNELYGLDREAMEYNLLLGKKICGLSVIRNYEVLEDSEKLTQRNLNLAYNLGWCAEFNHTALLMENDILENSTRRSNVLCWHKLKGVNKSTSDFAIINALIYHLLKQHFSNSPNYTKMIELVRDITYKALNGQTLYTMMTVGKSNLTDFTMKKYQIITKYKTTYPMMILPFFLASYLTDKGEPDLFKELNNIFFKLGECYYIENDFNNYYGENGNDQNGAIKEGKCTWLIVKALEKANFDQKMILMKNYGKKHDDSVKRVKEIYETLNIFNDYKEQNEELRMFINDNFELISKHTCCDLMFDFSSQ; translated from the exons ATggtaacaaatttaaacatatcaatttatttaaatcgaagtttacaaaaatgttttactaAATATAACTTCAAAAGATGTTTAACATTATCATCAACAATTCGTAATAAATCTTGCGACATAGACACCTTTATGTCATCGcttccaatgatttttaataacatttgtaatcattttaaaaatgaattgtaTGGACTGGATAGAGAAGCTATGGAATATAATTTGCTTTTAGGAAAGAAAATTTGTGGATTATCGGTCATTCGAAATTACGAAGTTCTTGAAGACTCTGAAAAGCTAACTCAAAGGAACTTAAACCTTGCTTATAATCTTGGATGGTGTGCAGAATTT AATCATACCGCGCTTCTTATGGAAAATGATATACTAGAGAACTCAACAAGACGAAGTAATGTTCTATGTTGGCATAAACTAAAAGgagttaataaaagtacatCCGATTTTGCGATAATTAACGCgttaatttatcatttattaaaacaacatttcTCTAATTCACCAAACTACACGAAAATGATAGAATTAGTGCGTGACATCACTTACAAAGCTCTAAACGGACAAACTTTATATACTATGATGACAGTAggtaaatcaaatttaaccGATTTTACCATGAAGAAATATCAAATAATCACCAAATACAAAACGACGTATCCAATGATGATTCTACCGTTTTTCTTGGCGAGTTATTTAACGGATAAAGGTGAGCCCGACTTATTTAAAGAActgaataatatattttttaaattgggcGAATGTTATTATATCGAGAAcgatttcaataattattatggaGAAAATGGTAATGATCAGAACGGTGCTATTAAAGAGGGTAAATGTACTTGGTTGATTGTAAAAGCTTTGGAAAAGGCGAATTTtgaccaaaaaatgattttaatgaaaaattatggTAAAAAACATGATGATTCTGTTAAAAGGGTGAAAGAAATTTATGAAACcttgaacatttttaatgattataaggagcaaaatgaagaattacgaatgtttattaatgataattttgaattgattTCCAAACATACATGTTGTGAtttaatgtttgattttagtagtcaataa